The proteins below are encoded in one region of Bosea sp. BIWAKO-01:
- a CDS encoding adenylate cyclase, whose amino-acid sequence MEQLELILASPEFKVSDRIRRFLSYVTSETLAGRAERIKAYSIATQVLGRDSHFDIQNDPVVRIEAGRLRRAMERYYFVAGQADRVLIEIPKGGYVPHFSWRSLDPSVGHEQRPQHAAIAVSARPKPRTPWVWALIGAMALVVGGVGMSQVWRNDRAVDPVRPALVVAPFANLSAGSEAGLLAAGITEEVLVQLARFKEVSVYVRELPGKTTSALPAPEAGGRPGRAFVLEGSIRTADGKLRVSSRLLDGATAAILWSRAYDADLRVRDILGVQSDIAAKVATAVAQPYGIMFDTSQMKAEDGRPESFDAYQCMLRFYRYKQSLGQDEHIATRQCLEQTTALYPNYSTGWAMLSYLYLDEDRFQLNRRPGLPDAISRARSAAQRAVELDPENVRAQQALMTTLFFNQEPTEALRIGERALALNPNDMELLGEYGSRLAQAGQWKRGFDLLDEAVARNPVRSSYYVGMQALAAYMLNDDQMALSLIRRADLASFSLYHFVAALIYARAGLDAEATASRAQFLKLRPDFFANLDAELAKRNFNERDRAVLIEGARLAGFPLRQRLTHAD is encoded by the coding sequence ATGGAACAACTTGAACTGATCCTGGCAAGTCCGGAGTTCAAGGTATCCGATCGGATCAGGCGGTTTTTAAGCTATGTTACCAGTGAGACGCTTGCGGGCCGGGCCGAGCGCATCAAGGCCTATTCGATCGCGACCCAGGTTCTGGGCCGGGACTCACATTTCGATATTCAGAATGATCCCGTCGTGCGCATCGAAGCCGGGCGTCTCAGACGCGCGATGGAGCGCTATTACTTTGTCGCGGGGCAGGCCGATCGCGTGCTCATCGAAATTCCGAAGGGCGGCTACGTTCCGCATTTCTCATGGCGCTCGCTCGATCCATCGGTCGGGCACGAGCAGAGGCCGCAGCACGCGGCTATAGCCGTCTCGGCCCGGCCGAAGCCGCGGACACCCTGGGTCTGGGCGCTGATCGGCGCCATGGCGCTGGTCGTCGGCGGCGTCGGGATGAGTCAGGTCTGGCGCAACGATCGGGCGGTCGACCCGGTCCGGCCAGCCCTTGTCGTGGCGCCCTTCGCCAATCTCTCGGCTGGCTCCGAGGCCGGGCTGCTGGCAGCGGGCATCACCGAAGAGGTGCTCGTCCAGCTGGCGAGGTTCAAGGAAGTGTCGGTCTATGTGCGGGAGTTGCCGGGCAAGACGACGTCCGCGCTCCCCGCACCGGAGGCCGGAGGCAGGCCGGGCAGGGCGTTCGTCCTTGAAGGCAGCATACGCACCGCTGACGGAAAGCTCCGGGTCTCCAGCCGCCTGCTCGATGGCGCTACGGCGGCGATCCTCTGGTCCCGGGCGTATGATGCGGATTTGCGCGTCAGGGACATCCTGGGCGTCCAATCCGATATCGCCGCCAAGGTCGCGACAGCCGTCGCCCAACCCTATGGGATCATGTTCGATACCTCGCAGATGAAGGCGGAGGACGGCAGGCCCGAGAGCTTCGATGCCTATCAGTGCATGCTCCGCTTCTACCGGTACAAGCAAAGCCTGGGTCAGGACGAGCACATCGCGACGCGGCAATGCCTGGAACAGACGACTGCACTCTATCCCAATTATTCGACGGGCTGGGCCATGCTGTCCTATCTCTATCTCGACGAGGACCGCTTCCAGCTGAACCGCCGGCCAGGACTCCCGGATGCGATCTCCAGGGCCCGCAGCGCCGCACAGCGCGCTGTCGAGCTCGATCCGGAGAATGTGCGGGCTCAACAGGCTCTGATGACGACGCTGTTCTTCAACCAGGAGCCGACCGAGGCTCTACGGATCGGGGAGAGGGCGCTGGCTCTCAACCCGAATGACATGGAACTGCTCGGGGAATATGGCAGCCGCCTCGCGCAGGCAGGTCAGTGGAAGCGCGGCTTTGATCTGCTCGATGAAGCGGTTGCAAGAAATCCGGTCCGATCGAGCTACTATGTCGGGATGCAGGCGCTCGCGGCCTATATGCTGAATGATGATCAGATGGCGCTCTCATTGATCCGGCGGGCGGATCTCGCCAGCTTCTCGCTCTATCATTTCGTGGCCGCACTCATCTATGCGCGCGCCGGCCTTGATGCAGAGGCCACCGCGAGCAGGGCGCAGTTTCTCAAGCTGCGTCCCGACTTCTTCGCCAATCTCGATGCGGAGCTCGCCAAGCGCAATTTCAACGAAAGGGATCGCGCCGTCCTGATCGAAGGTGCCCGGCTCGCCGGCTTTCCGCTCCGGCAGCGCCTAACCCATGCAGATTAG
- a CDS encoding HlyD family secretion protein has protein sequence MLELMFCSLLTILPDYLFRRYGQGRRIGKEITLYSVWFELRWGITACAMLTIGLITVIFYNHPSTSNAALFFRTVPIVPEINGRVAEVYIRGSGRIEKGAPIFRLDSSRQEAAAETARRKIVETDAALTVARSELASNESKIQEARSDLQQAQDELRTKQELMRRNANVVAQREIERLEVMVAGREAAVNSAIAARDTAQIRISTLLPAERESAVAALAQAQADLDKTVVRAGVTGRVEQFALRVGDIVNPLLRPGGVLIPEEAGRSSLQAGFSQIEAQVMKVGMVAEATCISKPWVIIPMVVTGVQDFIAAGQFRGGEQLIDVQQIARPGTILTFLEPLYPDGLDGVTPGSSCIANAYSSNHDRIESKETGSVKKVVLHAVDAVGLVHAMLLRIQALVLPIQTLVFTGH, from the coding sequence ATGCTTGAGCTGATGTTCTGCTCGCTTCTGACGATCCTGCCCGACTACCTCTTTCGCCGCTACGGTCAGGGCAGGCGCATCGGCAAGGAGATCACGCTCTACTCGGTCTGGTTCGAATTGCGCTGGGGCATCACGGCCTGCGCGATGCTGACCATCGGGTTGATCACCGTGATCTTCTACAATCACCCCTCGACCTCGAATGCGGCCCTGTTCTTCAGAACGGTGCCGATTGTTCCCGAGATCAATGGACGGGTCGCCGAGGTCTATATCCGGGGCAGCGGCAGGATCGAGAAGGGCGCACCCATCTTCCGCCTGGATAGCAGCCGGCAGGAAGCTGCAGCAGAAACCGCCCGCCGCAAGATTGTCGAGACCGACGCTGCCCTTACCGTCGCCCGCTCGGAACTCGCCTCGAACGAATCCAAGATCCAGGAGGCGAGGAGTGACCTGCAGCAGGCGCAGGACGAGTTGCGGACCAAGCAGGAATTGATGCGACGGAACGCGAATGTCGTCGCGCAGCGTGAGATCGAGCGGCTGGAGGTTATGGTGGCCGGGCGAGAAGCGGCTGTGAATTCTGCCATCGCGGCGCGCGATACGGCGCAGATACGGATCTCGACACTGCTCCCCGCGGAAAGGGAAAGTGCTGTGGCGGCTCTGGCTCAGGCTCAGGCCGATCTTGACAAGACGGTTGTCAGAGCAGGTGTGACCGGACGCGTTGAACAATTTGCCCTTCGTGTTGGTGACATCGTCAACCCGCTCCTGCGCCCGGGCGGCGTGCTGATCCCCGAGGAGGCGGGGCGATCCTCCCTGCAGGCGGGCTTCTCCCAGATCGAGGCGCAGGTCATGAAGGTGGGCATGGTTGCCGAGGCCACCTGCATTTCGAAGCCCTGGGTCATCATTCCGATGGTCGTGACCGGAGTGCAGGACTTCATAGCAGCCGGGCAGTTTCGCGGCGGCGAGCAATTGATCGATGTTCAGCAGATTGCCAGGCCCGGCACGATCCTGACATTTCTCGAGCCGCTTTATCCCGATGGTCTCGACGGGGTGACGCCGGGCAGCAGCTGCATCGCCAACGCCTATTCGAGCAATCACGATCGCATCGAGTCAAAGGAAACCGGCTCCGTCAAGAAGGTCGTGCTTCATGCGGTCGATGCGGTCGGGCTTGTTCATGCCATGCTGCTGAGAATCCAGGCTCTCGTTCTGCCCATTCAAACACTGGTTTTCACCGGGCACTGA
- the ppk2 gene encoding polyphosphate kinase 2 — protein sequence MDAPVSKAMKREPYERQLKEYHGELVKLQEWAKHTGAKICILFEGRDGAGKGGVIKAITERVSPRVFRVVALPPPTERERSQMYVQRYLPHLPAAGEVVIFDRSWYNRAGVERVMGFCTEEQAKAFLFAVPSVEKVIVESGIILLKYWLEVSPKEQTRRIEERITDPRKIWKLSPMDLKSYGRWNDYSQARDDMFRASDTSWAPWFAVHSDDKRRARLNIISHILSSIPYEALPREKIKLPKRGKLDDHQETNFARHWVAETC from the coding sequence ATGGATGCCCCCGTCAGCAAGGCCATGAAGCGAGAGCCCTACGAGCGCCAGTTGAAGGAGTATCACGGCGAACTGGTCAAGCTCCAGGAATGGGCCAAGCATACCGGCGCCAAGATCTGCATCCTCTTCGAAGGCCGTGATGGCGCCGGCAAGGGCGGCGTCATCAAGGCGATCACCGAACGGGTGAGCCCCCGGGTCTTTCGCGTCGTTGCGCTTCCCCCGCCGACCGAGCGCGAGCGCTCCCAGATGTATGTCCAGCGCTATCTGCCGCATCTGCCGGCGGCCGGCGAAGTCGTGATTTTCGACCGCAGTTGGTACAACCGCGCCGGCGTCGAGAGGGTGATGGGGTTCTGTACGGAAGAACAGGCCAAGGCCTTCCTGTTCGCGGTCCCGAGCGTCGAGAAGGTCATCGTCGAATCCGGCATCATCCTGCTGAAGTACTGGCTCGAGGTCAGTCCGAAGGAACAGACGCGACGTATCGAGGAGCGCATCACCGACCCGCGCAAGATCTGGAAACTGTCGCCGATGGATCTGAAATCCTATGGCCGCTGGAATGATTATTCCCAGGCCCGCGACGACATGTTCCGGGCCAGCGATACGAGCTGGGCGCCGTGGTTTGCGGTGCACTCCGACGACAAGCGCCGCGCCCGGCTGAACATCATCTCCCATATCCTGTCCTCGATTCCCTACGAGGCGCTACCGCGCGAGAAGATCAAGCTGCCGAAGCGCGGGAAACTGGACGACCACCAGGAGACGAACTTCGCAAGGCACTGGGTCGCGGAGACCTGCTGA
- a CDS encoding sensor histidine kinase: MVARQPTAWEQYGWPIAGFSIALFLQAVLIVLLLFERQRRAAAEREAGRFQSEAVAVDRRISLGEMSAYIAHELKQPLGAILINTEAAEIILRKAAPSIADLQDIVADIKRDEMRAVEIIDRVRNMIRPTPTPARTMDLNRCIRDTFRLVSGRAAANAIVLKAELDERLPEIAADAIQIQQVILNITINALDAMIGHGSSRQEIVARSVARGPNIIELSIINYGPSVPPHALEKVFDEYYTTKADGLGLGLAISRRIILAHRGRIWVANRDDGGVAFHIHLPAMKT, encoded by the coding sequence ATGGTCGCGCGTCAGCCCACGGCTTGGGAGCAGTACGGCTGGCCGATCGCAGGGTTCTCGATCGCGCTGTTCCTGCAGGCAGTCCTGATCGTCCTGCTGCTCTTCGAACGTCAACGACGCGCTGCTGCAGAGCGGGAGGCAGGTCGGTTCCAGTCCGAAGCCGTGGCGGTCGATCGGCGGATTTCCCTGGGAGAAATGTCCGCGTACATCGCGCACGAGCTCAAGCAGCCGCTCGGCGCGATCCTCATCAATACCGAAGCGGCCGAGATCATCCTTAGGAAAGCAGCCCCCAGCATCGCGGACCTTCAGGACATCGTCGCGGACATCAAGCGGGACGAGATGCGCGCGGTCGAGATCATCGACCGCGTGCGGAACATGATCCGACCGACACCAACGCCCGCACGGACGATGGATCTCAATCGCTGCATCCGCGATACATTCCGGCTCGTTTCCGGCCGCGCTGCAGCAAACGCTATCGTCCTGAAAGCAGAGCTGGACGAGAGACTTCCGGAGATTGCGGCCGACGCCATCCAAATTCAGCAGGTGATCCTCAACATCACTATCAACGCACTCGATGCCATGATCGGCCATGGCAGCTCCCGACAGGAAATCGTCGCAAGGAGCGTAGCCCGTGGACCAAACATCATCGAGCTATCCATCATCAACTACGGACCTTCAGTGCCGCCTCATGCATTGGAGAAGGTCTTCGATGAATATTACACCACAAAGGCCGACGGCCTGGGCCTCGGACTGGCGATCAGCAGGAGGATCATTCTCGCGCATCGCGGGCGGATCTGGGTCGCCAACCGCGATGATGGCGGTGTCGCCTTCCATATCCATCTCCCCGCCATGAAGACATGA
- a CDS encoding response regulator transcription factor codes for MPANIYLVDDDTSFRTAMVRLLEASGFQAKSYGTGAEFLDQLPDEGTDGCILLDVDIPGVSGPELQIRLNAAGSRLPVIFLTGHGDIPTSVRTIKAGAEDFLTKPVSKDVLFDAINRALARCRRTRHDGDGAVLRALRLGSLTPREREVFVLVARGRMNKQIAYELGTTIRTVKAHRHNVMEKMAARSIAELVLSAEQLGLIS; via the coding sequence ATGCCAGCCAATATCTACCTGGTCGATGACGACACGTCCTTCAGAACCGCAATGGTCCGCTTGCTCGAAGCGTCCGGCTTCCAGGCGAAATCATACGGCACCGGAGCCGAGTTCCTGGACCAGCTTCCCGACGAAGGAACTGACGGTTGCATTCTGCTCGACGTCGACATTCCGGGCGTAAGCGGCCCTGAGCTTCAGATTCGCCTGAATGCAGCCGGATCGCGATTGCCCGTGATATTCCTCACCGGTCACGGCGACATTCCAACCAGTGTCCGCACGATCAAGGCCGGCGCAGAAGATTTCCTGACAAAGCCGGTCAGCAAGGACGTGCTGTTCGATGCGATAAACCGGGCCCTGGCACGGTGTCGCCGCACCCGGCACGATGGCGATGGCGCCGTATTGCGAGCGCTCCGGCTCGGCAGCCTCACCCCACGGGAGCGCGAGGTCTTCGTTCTCGTGGCGAGAGGCCGGATGAACAAGCAGATCGCCTACGAACTCGGAACCACCATCCGCACCGTCAAGGCTCACCGGCACAATGTGATGGAAAAGATGGCCGCCCGCTCGATAGCCGAGCTTGTCCTGTCCGCGGAGCAGCTGGGTCTGATTTCCTAG
- a CDS encoding SulP family inorganic anion transporter has protein sequence MFGRLPILSGFSGFSPDWLRFDVTAGLAVAAVAIPSAIAYPAIAGLPVEVGIYASILPLVGYALFGPSHKLILGPDAATMTVLAAVMATLPAASPEDRVATAAALALAVGILSILASTVGLGAIAAFLSRPILIGFISGISISIMVGQIGRLTGVKIDADGLLAPVLELLRRSDLIHWPSVTLGAVMLALLLILPRLRFPIPGPLVVVVVAAIASYLFNFEGMGIKVVGSLPNVLPALSFPTGTALPLRELVLGAGAIWLVSVSSGLVSARSFGVRGNFAIDANRELVGIGAANIASGLFSGFPITVSDSRTAINLSAGARSQLSGLVAAGALTALLLYLNQALRILPVPALGAILVSAALNLIDLSGLRETWRISRVEFVFALISMWGAISLGVLSGVVIAIAGTLLHLLLKGMRPRDALLGRAPGRPGFYKLHRVQEAQPVPGLVIYLVQGSVLFFNAEYVKARIESLVDAAPPGTRWLVIDASAIAQIDSTAAVMFDQLRRALAERGVTLAFAELHRDPMDILRRSGFVDALGPGLIFDELQDAVGAFEAERHVIPAGAGT, from the coding sequence ATGTTCGGTCGCCTTCCAATCCTGAGCGGCTTCTCCGGCTTCTCGCCCGACTGGCTGCGTTTTGATGTGACCGCAGGCCTGGCGGTGGCCGCGGTCGCGATCCCGAGCGCCATTGCCTATCCCGCGATCGCAGGGCTGCCCGTCGAGGTGGGGATCTATGCGAGCATCCTGCCGCTCGTCGGCTACGCGCTCTTCGGCCCCTCCCACAAGCTCATCCTCGGCCCCGATGCGGCGACCATGACGGTGCTCGCCGCGGTCATGGCCACGCTGCCGGCCGCCTCTCCCGAAGACCGGGTCGCCACGGCTGCGGCACTTGCATTGGCTGTCGGCATCCTCAGCATTCTCGCCAGCACCGTCGGGCTTGGCGCCATCGCGGCCTTCCTGTCCAGGCCGATCCTGATAGGCTTCATCAGCGGCATCTCGATATCGATCATGGTGGGCCAGATCGGCCGGTTGACCGGCGTGAAGATCGATGCCGACGGCCTGCTGGCTCCCGTCCTGGAATTGTTGCGAAGATCGGACCTGATCCATTGGCCTTCGGTCACGCTGGGAGCTGTCATGCTGGCGCTTCTGCTGATCCTGCCGCGCCTGCGCTTTCCGATCCCGGGGCCTCTCGTCGTCGTCGTCGTTGCAGCGATCGCCTCCTATCTGTTCAATTTCGAGGGGATGGGCATCAAGGTCGTCGGCAGCCTGCCGAACGTGCTCCCGGCCCTGTCGTTTCCCACCGGGACTGCTTTGCCGCTGCGCGAGCTCGTGCTCGGCGCGGGGGCCATATGGCTCGTCAGCGTCAGCTCGGGGCTGGTTAGCGCGCGCAGTTTCGGGGTGCGCGGCAATTTTGCGATTGATGCGAACCGCGAGCTCGTCGGCATCGGTGCGGCCAATATCGCGTCTGGACTGTTCAGCGGGTTTCCCATCACCGTCTCGGATTCGCGAACGGCGATAAACCTCTCGGCCGGCGCGCGTTCGCAGCTGTCTGGGTTGGTCGCGGCCGGCGCTCTGACGGCGCTGCTGCTCTATCTCAATCAGGCCCTCCGTATCCTGCCCGTGCCGGCACTCGGCGCCATTCTCGTCTCTGCGGCCTTGAATCTCATCGACCTGTCCGGCTTGAGGGAAACCTGGCGGATCAGCCGGGTCGAGTTTGTCTTTGCGCTGATCAGCATGTGGGGAGCGATCAGCCTGGGGGTGCTGAGCGGCGTGGTGATCGCCATAGCCGGGACGCTGCTGCATCTGCTGCTGAAGGGCATGCGACCGCGCGATGCCTTGCTCGGGCGCGCTCCCGGCAGGCCGGGCTTCTACAAACTGCATCGGGTGCAGGAGGCGCAACCCGTTCCCGGACTGGTGATCTACCTCGTGCAGGGCAGCGTGCTGTTCTTCAACGCCGAATACGTCAAGGCCCGGATTGAGAGCCTTGTCGACGCGGCGCCGCCGGGGACGCGCTGGCTCGTGATCGATGCCAGCGCGATCGCCCAGATCGATTCAACCGCTGCAGTGATGTTCGACCAGTTGCGAAGAGCGCTTGCCGAGCGCGGCGTGACGCTGGCGTTCGCGGAGCTGCACCGGGATCCGATGGATATTCTCAGGCGGTCAGGCTTCGTCGATGCGCTTGGGCCAGGGCTGATCTTCGACGAGCTTCAGGATGCCGTCGGGGCCTTTGAAGCCGAGCGGCACGTCATTCCAGCAGGCGCGGGGACCTAA
- a CDS encoding CYTH and CHAD domain-containing protein, whose amino-acid sequence MALVPMMPDNREVELKLIPMSGDLEHYARAAKVLGTAGKSRTRRLNSVYFDTPKLKLRRKGYSLRIRHDGRKNIQTVKSSGAGAIMRGEWECVVTADAPSKDTLAGTPVGDVLGDRGLSSLRPVFSTQVSRRTFVIMRPDATVELALDIGEIQRDDRSLPICEAELELASGTPAALLNCARDLASVVPSLPVLSSKGERGFRLMADFPQNAVSELSFDVTPDMSTKQAIQSAFSTCFAGLFDNFALLAAAGDGEALHQARVCIRRIRALASLFEPALQWRGENDLSPRLRWLTQFLGASREVDVLCETVLATLVMSHGNAPGVADLRAVFEARSAHAREAAIAYLKSPAVLDLSLDLLGALDAALARTSPTPEQTELLQMPIGRYLRHELRPRLKSFLKRCRHIERLDPPEQHEARVRAKKLRYMIDPFGALLPRRSFSGLIEPLQTIQRVLGDLNDRRTGEALLRSYVEEVLGGDSGSGRLLFAAGLATALCRTSDTKDVMDSAASARSSLQRADLDFDEGKDPDPA is encoded by the coding sequence ATGGCTTTGGTGCCGATGATGCCGGACAATCGCGAGGTCGAGCTGAAACTCATTCCCATGAGTGGGGACCTCGAGCACTATGCCCGGGCGGCCAAGGTGTTGGGGACAGCTGGGAAGAGCAGGACGCGGCGCCTGAACTCCGTCTACTTCGACACTCCCAAGCTCAAGCTGCGGCGCAAGGGCTACTCGCTTCGCATCCGGCATGACGGCCGGAAGAACATCCAGACGGTCAAGTCGAGTGGCGCCGGAGCGATCATGCGCGGCGAGTGGGAATGCGTCGTCACGGCTGATGCACCGTCGAAGGATACGCTCGCAGGGACGCCTGTGGGCGATGTGCTGGGCGACCGCGGATTGAGCAGCTTGCGACCGGTCTTCAGCACTCAGGTCAGCCGCAGGACCTTCGTCATCATGCGCCCCGATGCGACTGTGGAACTGGCGCTCGACATCGGAGAGATCCAGCGCGACGACCGGTCGTTGCCGATCTGCGAGGCCGAGCTCGAGCTCGCAAGCGGTACGCCGGCTGCGCTCCTGAACTGTGCCCGTGATCTGGCATCGGTCGTGCCCTCGCTGCCGGTCTTGTCGTCCAAGGGCGAGCGGGGCTTCCGGCTGATGGCGGATTTCCCGCAGAACGCCGTCAGCGAGCTGTCCTTCGACGTCACGCCGGACATGAGCACGAAACAAGCCATCCAGAGCGCGTTCTCCACCTGCTTCGCCGGACTCTTCGATAATTTTGCCTTGCTCGCGGCGGCCGGCGACGGAGAGGCGCTGCACCAAGCGCGGGTCTGCATTCGCCGGATACGGGCGCTCGCTTCATTGTTCGAACCGGCCCTGCAATGGCGAGGTGAAAATGACCTTTCGCCACGGCTTCGCTGGCTGACCCAGTTTCTCGGCGCATCCCGCGAGGTCGATGTCCTCTGCGAGACCGTCCTGGCCACGCTTGTCATGAGCCATGGCAACGCGCCGGGCGTTGCGGATCTGAGGGCGGTCTTTGAAGCCCGGAGTGCGCACGCTCGCGAGGCGGCGATCGCCTATCTGAAATCGCCGGCAGTCCTGGACCTCAGCCTCGACCTGCTCGGCGCGCTGGATGCCGCGCTCGCGCGAACCTCGCCGACGCCGGAGCAGACCGAGCTGCTCCAGATGCCGATCGGCCGCTATCTGAGGCACGAACTTCGGCCGCGGCTGAAGTCGTTCCTCAAGCGCTGCCGGCACATCGAGCGGCTCGATCCACCCGAACAGCATGAGGCGCGCGTTCGCGCCAAGAAGCTCCGCTACATGATCGACCCCTTCGGTGCGCTGCTGCCCCGGCGAAGCTTCTCCGGCCTCATCGAGCCTCTCCAGACAATCCAGCGCGTCCTTGGCGACCTCAATGATCGCAGGACCGGCGAGGCCTTGCTCCGGAGCTATGTCGAGGAGGTGCTGGGCGGGGACAGCGGCAGCGGCCGCCTTCTCTTTGCCGCAGGCCTTGCAACTGCGCTCTGCCGCACCTCCGACACCAAGGACGTGATGGATAGCGCAGCGTCTGCCCGCTCCTCGCTGCAGCGGGCCGATCTCGATTTCGACGAGGGGAAAGATCCCGATCCGGCATAG